The following coding sequences lie in one Syngnathus scovelli strain Florida chromosome 1, RoL_Ssco_1.2, whole genome shotgun sequence genomic window:
- the znf638 gene encoding platelet binding protein GspB isoform X1, with the protein MSRPLYNPYAQRQQENEPRRVPSLVELGQSLGSSTGRLQPSESQPVSSLMANFRPQQRANTNEDIPGLDQDARRQEFRSSGTAASSAQNLSRSFDGSGGSLDRLSNYGRADGGASSSVYYQPSTSGGRSLYSAAGKDDRNLRPIPRRDFAESGQSQSSESAQPKYTSETAANILVHFGLEKDDLEHLISYPEDQITPANLPFILRQIRIQKTKKATEANRPKVFSGHAPAGGGPASGDNWRGPGPARTGGVNAPSSLLQSSKVIDYGHTSKYAGRLEEDVECRAQKAEGDHLLTMDNLDRRRSDQEMVQQMTRSANLAPSQRGEDYGHTSKFTGRLEGDVECSAKKGDGDNLLSMDNLNRRGGGQELVQQTTRNASLAPSLRDQKESLRSLFSSILKSNPPKSQDLVKPAATGVPSTFRPFTLATEDTDARDIKPQAPKPTAFEQVRDEPKPILKPQLPPTFVRRAHPTRPDLVMLSGGNQPQMKKSAKPPEDPNKSTKPKAPATSSNVKNVQPQKQAPAQKTQQVKKQQGAKTQVKAKAKPQQPVKKKTLLQTPPLGQVVWQQGYPVSQQFQPISNVLNLPQMQLFGPGASVVPPVTIFKGLPTAAMTLDYAATTPRVLPHTCSLCNVRCTVMQDWISHQNTNLHLENCKVLRKQYPNWQGEVLHVHVEEAKNKSAPVQSKTPRDGSRSSSRSSTPRCRRGSDAPREKRTRRRTRSRSPHSSRYKRRSRSYSTSSSDHHRSRSRSYERRQPHRSKEGHSSSRRSPERRPSSRRRSSSRKRSSSRRRSSSRRRSSSRKRSSSQKRSSSRRRSSSRSRHDRRPSPQRSRQRRSPPKRSHEESTASRKSQETSTSAERLAKKLLESSAVQSLSKESDVETMVKTLAPALLAELAKMKSTPSTSSKGSAAATSTAAGSSSSYVAANKKPAATKTTPGQQRAYAARPKSVKAAVPTIVTLGSIHRTVSYEDILASAEQCGKTKSVVVFRTKGEAVVCFENKEDADKLRNTRNLRIKGWPVFVVEDKESDSKVQKNIPEKNAPASSKASKTQTSKSTSAAQDKAKTVPSKQTTKVVKKVPAQAKITPKVSGVKAQTKTVKPSGGAAGKKFDATTPVAKTTQPGKTTKVPQQATGKSKSPSKAESHSQPPPEPMEVNPGVATEEQNQQTIGAQAEPAGGPACAQGDSTDAERAAAQAKTIMDAAPAEEPVSQPGSVKSEPDGGSSIKGEEAVKEDTAPPRDSDTAAKTDPPTSGESHPGAKDHVAHPCGSDPTVKNDVAPQPASNPTLKKDPATSGESNQLAEENPETSCVSGTAEKNGSTASSDTAAKTDVALPHDSAATVKEGAAPSHSSDASAKKDAAKKSTAPPCGPKASSKKNAEPPGVFKSSRLYTVGEEMKVHLVPENLHIRTTSWKREGSHMLITNLPADEHTYCEQDVIDVFKPFGMANSDDNIYVIPQLEIAFIQLKGYAGVLSATKASENGMLALKGHKEKLNAQVVDIPMWPGGFYQSAMMLLNYRVSTHSPKMVYIKNIEPSEVPVLREVLRRICVIVNFMPLMTKVFVEFGSIYDADRFGVWYSLHAQCPTYQIYRLGQPNANKCSPKSRSPELAMPDRDAAFAEATLIDFKPDFPGRTASPFYLTLRKKPFLFSTVSPWFIIPAFRTVKRKADIINAEFGGAAMVKTVMLTGLPQEYYTHEDVAKLAWPFLAKKDLRALYYNVIVLPGQRRAFVQFNDWNSCCNFALTHLPTPLRLDRDILGVHFVLKPFYAQRSQEADMYVSLMRLSNSYVGEDLKTLSERLLCVEISQARKDTYEMVLDKVSSHAKIVNFLPLANRICIEMEDAAGVACVVEKCRDLKINDIAWLKVQSFCSAKRLEECLQDPRQISLDHKIYAVSASRTAPSAIPLPAPPTLSAAQTNTPSDAPPPSSAAQTATSSDAPLSSLAAQTATSSDPPPTSSDFPTAPSAVVVSNPGKPVEILVSAPCAEETSAKKVERSMAEETIAVPEVQDNKDATLPASTGGANDVPDVPDVNNTSAAVDQDKEESLVKSDDTLGDSEKDVSSNAVPFDQPPFNIDEFVTVDEVGEQEDSAGEAPSALKRSSSQAELPPASKRTKASTSKESKVSASTPSPSSRATRSSTRMGLSSGFTPSPVSMSAKKRQRKQPKASQHQTIKLSTTDCKDESLETMTSEESYQVLDSVGDDQKPLSVEVGHVELSETGATELQASPEQDNIGQVDGVEEEQAPPVPKSQVEEQENRGGENEVTDVKDNGVGEEQTAQSSQTNKDAAEEPTSAELDRQVAETSAGLLSKEDTVASGQEEGEEEAEAYQVIDSVEEPPNSAEDEHSVPEACESHAASSRTLKSKARTSLKNQESTATPKTSDFAKYLVVDSVQVEQTVGRRRSTRGKAQEQSAKISAKDEEPTFHVIDSVDDESSTTPRGTRGKRGRPPKRDASSENRAQEEKPATRRTYPLRPSQEGPQAKMKIEAIIKEEPSSQVLDQGKIPPAPRGRGRKGRPKKVVKTEENDDDDDDDEEAATFQVVDSVDDETGQEMASSENAPHSPKQEDVTDGTSLVKLEDEEEPTYQVVDSLEEDPAEEEARVSDVCAPMTTEEGQTELRDEATEGENKQEADVKGEDAPSQMKTRSQQRSAQSPPLATKDDTPSTLALDQVSDEEEDFPDDGAKKPRERAEKEQKKSDWGLEHDGSSRWRDRRREDEDELLMLDQVVAEEGGEQLAPDSDVSEGELALVTLDELVEEQEEAKGPRPSSEGEHSEGCLNPETLMTLDETGGEEDEDEKSEAAGTSQSTKRKRSDDAEEDNTNLVTLDQVGDVEEDVLRSTIKKRHRSASATISTGADQDEMEAAASGDDAPRPPSDHHEEEEEEREKVVEKKNEKAENKEKEEEKAKEEGEEVEENAEENEEGAPSAGQSLQGSLQKFSKGKRAAELTTTSAKRSRSESPCSTPSYVLPAYKPNNPLGREFVLPKSGYFCKLCSVFYLKESTANNVHCSSRRHYENLKKYYRKCEQNSRASTQGSISD; encoded by the exons ATGTCCCGTCCTCTCTACAACCCCTATGCCCAAAGGCAGCAAGAGAACGAGCCCCGCAGGGTGCCTTCTCTTGTAGAACTTGGACAGAGTCTCGGCTCTTCCACGGGTCGGCTGCAGCCTTCTGAAAGCCAGCCGGTTTCTTCGCTGATGGCCAATTTTCGGCCTCAGCAAAGAGCCAATACCAATGAAGACATCCCGGGTTTGGATCAAGACGCTCGCAGACAAGAATTTCGCTCCTCGGGTACGGCAGCAAGCTCGGCCCAAAACCTTAGCAGGTCGTTTGACGGCAGCGGCGGTTCTCTCGATCGCTTGTCCAATTACGGCCGAGCTGATGGCGGCGCCTCCTCCTCCGTTTATTATCAGCCGTCAACATCAGGGGGTCGTTCTTTGTATAGCGCCGCCGGTAAGGATGATCGCAACCTCCGCCCTATTCCAAGGCGAGATTTCGCCGAGTCAGGCCAATCTCAATCTTCCGAATCCGCTCAACCCAAATATACTTCTGAGACGGCCGCCAACATCCTGGTGCACTTTGGACTTGAAAAGGACGATTTGGAACATCTTATCTCCTACCCTGAAGACCAGATCACACCTGCCAACCTGCCCTTCATCTTGCGCCAAATCCGCATTCAGAAGACCAAGAAGGCCACTGAAGCCAATCGACCCAAAGTGTTCTCTGGTCATGCCCCGGCTGGAGGCGGACCTGCTAGTGGGGACAATTGGCGAGGTCCAGGACCGGCCAGGACGGGAGGAGTGAACGCGCCGTCTTCTCTTCTCCAGTCAAGTAAAGTTATAGACTATGGACATACGAGCAAATACGCTGGCAGGTTGGAGGAGGACGTTGAGTGCAGAGCTCAAAAAGCTGAGGGTGACCATTTACTGACAATGGACAATTTGGACAGAAGAAGAAGCGACCAGGAGATGGTGCAGCAGATGACGAGAAGTGCTAACCTGGCACCTTCTCAACGTGGAGAAGACTATGGACATACGAGCAAATTCACTGGAAGGTTGGAGGGGGACGTTGAGTGCAGCGCTAAAAAAGGTGATGGTGACAATTTACTGAGCATGGACAATTTGAACAGAAGAGGAGGCGGTCAGGAGCTGGTGCAGCAGACGACAAGAAATGCTAGCCTAGCACCTTCTCTTCGTGATCAGAAGGAAAGTCTCAGATCTTTGTTCAGCTCCATCCTGAAATCTAACCCTCCCAAAAGTCAGGACCTGGTTAAACCGGCGGCGACTGGCGTGCCGTCAACCTTTCGTCCTTTCACTTTGGCGACTGAAGACACAGACGCTCGAGACATCAAACCTCAAGCGCCGAAACCCACGGCTTTTGAACAAGTGCGGGATGAGCCCAAGCCCATCTTAAAACCGCAACTGCCGCCCACTTTTGTTCGCCGTGCCCACCCCACCAGACCTGACCTCGTGATGCTCAGCGGCGGTAACCAACCACAAATGAAAAAATCTGCCAAGCCCCCGGAGGATCCTAACAAGTCCACGAAACCAAAGGCGCCTGCGACGTCGTCGAATGTCAAGAACGTGCAGCCGCAAAAGCAGGCGCCCGCACAGAAGACTCAGCAAGTGAAGAAGCAGCAGGGGGCCAAGACCCAGGTCAAAGCCAAGGCCAAGCCTCAACAGCCGGTCAAAAAGAAGACACTTTTGCAGACTCCTCCGTTGGGGCAGGTGGTGTGGCAGCAAGGTTACCCAGTGAGCCAGCAGTTTCAACCCATCTCCAACGTCTTGAACTTACCCCAAATGCAGTTGTTCGGCCCGGGCGCCAGCGTGGTACCGCCGGTGACCATCTTCAAGGGTTTGCCGACGGCAGCCATGACGCTGGACTATGCGGCGACCACGCCCAGAGTCCTTCCACACACGTGTTCTCTGTGTAACGTACGGTGCACCGTGATGCAG GACTGGATCTCTCACCAGAACACCAATCTCCACCTTGAGAACTGCAAAGTCCTTCGCAAGCA aTATCCAAATTGGCAGGGCGAGGTCTTGCATGTCCACGTGGAGGAAGCGAAAAACAAGTCGGCGCCCGTCCAAAGTAAGACACCCCGTGATGGGTCTCGCTCGTCTTCCCGCTCTAGCACGCCCCGGTGCCGGCGCGGCTCGGACGCCCCGAGAGAGAAGAGGACGAGGAGGCGGACCCGATCCCGCTCGCCTCACAGCTCCAGATACAAACGCAG GTCCCGCTCTTACTCCACGAGCTCGTCCGACCACCATCGCTCACGCTCGAGAAGTTACGAGAGGCGCCAGCCGCACCGAAGCAAAGAGGGGCACTCGTCGTCGAGGAGGAGCCCCGAGAGGAGGCCCTCATCTCGCAGGCGATCTTCGTCTCGCAAACGGTCTTCGTCTCGCAGACGGTCTTCGTCTCGCAGGCGATCTTCGTCGCGAAAGCGGTCTTCGTCGCAAAAGCGCTCTTCATCGCGCAGGAGGTCCTCGTCACGTAGCCGCCATGATAGGCGCCCGTCACCACAGAGAAGCCGTCAGAGACGGTCGCCCCCTAAAAGGAGCCATGAAGAGAGCACTGCCTCCCGAAAGAGTCAAGAGACCTCAACCAGCGCCGAGAGACTTGCAAAGAAGCTTCTGGAATCATCAG CCGTCCAGTCTTTGTCGAAGGAGTCTGACGTGGAGACTATGGTCAAAACTCTGGCCCCCGCCTTGTTGGCCGAATTGGCCAAAATGAAGTCGACTCCTTCAACCTCTTCCAAAGGAAGCGCCGCCGCGACATCAACGGCCGccggctcttcctcctcctacGTTGCGGCCAACAAAAAGCCAGCAGCGACCAAAACCACTCCTGGCCAGCAGAGAGCTTATGCTGCAAGACCCAAG TCCGTCAAAGCCGCcgtcccaaccattgtgacgcttGGATCAATCCACCGTACTGTCTCCTACGAGGATATCTTAGCGTCCGCCGAGCAGTGCGGAAAAACTAAATCGGTCGTCGTGTTTCGCACCAAAGGGGAG GCAGTTGTGTGCTTTGAGAATAAGGAAGACGCAGACAAACTGAGGAACACAAGAAACCTCAGAATAAAAGGATGGCCAGTCTTTGTTGTGGAAGACAAG GAGAGCGACTCCAAAGTGCAGAAGAACATTCCTGAGAA AAATGCACCTGCATCGTCCAAAGCCTCAAAGACGCAAACATCAAAAAGTACCTCCGCCGCTCAGGACAAAGCAAAGACTGTTCCAAGCAAGCAGACTACCAAGGTGGTGAAAAAAGTTCCAGCGCAGGCCAAGATAACACCCAAGGTCAGCGGTGTAAAAGCTCAAACAAAAACAGTGAAGCCATCAGGAGGTGCTGCTGGGAAGAAATTCGACGCGACCACTCCGGTAGCCAAGACGACGCAACCGGGAAAGACGACTAAAGTCCCTCAGCAAGCTACGGGTAAAAGCAAGTCGCCGTCCAAAGCCGAAAGCCACTCGCAACCTCCGCCCGAGCCCATGGAAGTGAACCCGGGTGTAGCGACTGAGGAGCAAAACCAGCAGACCATCGGGGCTCAAGCAGAACCCGCAGGAGGGCCGGCGTGTGCCCAAGGCGACTCAACTGACGCTGAAAGAGCTGCCGCGCAAG CCAAGACAATTATGGATGCAGCACCGGCGGAGGAGCCTGTGTCCCAACCTGGCTCTGTAAAATCAGAGCCCGACGGGGGTTCCTCAATCAAGGGTGAGGAAGCAGTCAAGGAAGATACTGCACCCCCACGTGACTCTGACACAGCAGCGAAGACAGATCCGCCAACCTCGGGTGAATCCCATCCGGGGGCGAAGGACCATGTGGCACATCCGTGTGGTTCGGACCCAACGGTTAAAAATGATGTGGCGCCTCAACCCGCCTCCAACCCAACACTGAAGAAGGATCCGGCGACCTCGGGTGAATCCAATCAATTAGCAGAGGAGAATCCGGAGACCTCTTGCGTCTCGGGCACAGCTGAGAAGAATGGCTCGACGGCGTCATCTGACACAGCAGCAAAGACGGACGTCGCGCTCCCGCATGACTCGGCCGCAACGGTGAAGGAGGGGGCAGCACCCTCTCATAGCTCAGATGCATCAGCAAAGAAGGATGCAGCGAAGAAGTCTACAGCGCCCCCGTGTGGCCCCAAAGCTTCATCAAAGAAGAATGCGGAACCTCCAGGCGTTTTTAAATCAAGCAGACTCTATACCGTCGGAGAGGAAATGAAAGTACATCTGGTTCCCGAAAATCTCC ATATCAGAACCACAAGCTGGAAACGAGAA GGTTCTCATATGTTGATCACCAACCTGCCCGCTGATGAACACACCTACTGCGAGCAAGATGTCATTGACGTGTTCAAGCCGTTTGGAATGGCAAACTCTGATGACAACATCTATGTTATTCCTCAATTAGAAATA GCATTTATTCAACTGAAGGGCTACGCAGGTGTGTTGTCTGCCACAAAAGCCAGCGAAAACGGAATGTTGGCTCTCAAAGGCCACAAGGAGAAGTTGAATGCGCAAGTGGTGGATATCCCCATGTGGCCG GGCGGCTTCTATCAGTCAGCGATGATGCTGTTGAATTAT CGGGTGAGCACGCACAGCCCGAAAATGGtctacatcaaaaacattgagCCGAGCGAGGTCCCCGTCCTCCGGGAAGTTTTGAGGCGTATCTGCGTAATCGTAAACTTCATGCCGCTTATGACCAAG GTCTTTGTAGAATTTGGGTCGATTTATGACGCCGATCGCTTTGGTGTTTGGTACTCGCTCCACGCTCAGTGTCCGACCTATCAGATCTACAGGTTGGGGCAGCCTAATGCTAACAAATGTTCACCAA AATCAAGAAGCCCTGAGCTAGCCATGCCGGACAGGGATGCGGCGTTTGCCGAGGCTACTCTTATCGACTTTAAGCCCGACTTTCCGGGTCGCACCGCTTCCCCGTTTTACCTGACCTTGAGGAAAAAACCCTTCCTGTTTTCCACCGTTTCCCCTTGGTTCATCATTCCAG CCTTCCGGACGGTCAAAAGAAAAGCCGACATTATCAATGCCGAGTTTGGCGGCGCGGCAATGGTGAAAACCGTCATGTTGACCGGCTTGCCTCAAGAATATTACACACACGAGGATGTGGCGAAGCTGGCCTGGCCGTTTCTTGCCAAGAAGGACCTGCGGGCACTTTACTACAATGTGATCGTGCTGCCGGGCCAGCGGAGG GCCTTTGTGCAATTCAACGACTGGAACTCGTGTTGCAACTTTGCCCTCACTCACTTACCAACCCCGCTTCGACTGGACCGCGACATTCTAGGGGTGCACTTTGTCCTGAAGCCTTTTTACGCGCAACGCAGCCAG GAAGCCGACATGTACGTGTCGCTGATGCGGCTCAGCAACTCG TACGTCGGAGAAGATTTGAAGACGCTGTCCGAGCGACTGCTTTGCGTGGAGATCTCGCAGGCCCGAAAAGACACCTATGAGATGGTTTTGGACAAGGTCTCGTCTCACGCCAAGATTGTCAACTTCCTCCCTCTGGCCAACCGG ATATGCATTGAGATGGAAGACGCCGCGGGGGTTGCCTGCGTGGTAGAGAAATGCAGAGATTTGAAAATTAACGACATAGCTTG GCTCAAAGTTCAAAGCTTTTGCAG cgCTAAGAGGCTGGAAGAGTGCCTTCAGGATCCAAGGCAGATTTCATTGGACCATAAGATCTACGCGGTGTCAGCCTCCCGGACCGCCCCGAGCGCTATCCCATTGCCCGCCCCGCCCACATTATCGGCCGCCCAGACCAACACCCCATCGGATGCTCCGCCGCCTTCATCGGCCGCCCAGACCGCCACCTCATCGGATGCCCCGCTTTCATCATTGGCTGCTCAGACCGCCACCTCATCAGATCCCCCGCCCACATCGTCGGACTTCCCGACCGCTCCATCGGCAGTCGTAGTTAGTAATCCCGGAAAACCTGTCGAGATCCTCGTTTCGGCACCATGCGCTGAAGAAACGTCAGCTAAAAAAGTGGAACGTTCGATGGCTGAAGAGACCATAGCTGTTCCGGAGGTTCAGGACAATAAAGATGCGACGCTGCCAGCTTCCACTGGTGGTGCCAATGACGTCCCAGATGTTCCAGATGTTAACAATACATCAGCCGCCGTAGATCAGGACAAAGAAGAAAGCCTTGTGAAAAGTGACGATACCCTG GGGGATTCTGAAAAAGACGTTTCTTCAAACGCAGTTCCTTTTGACCAGCCCCCCTTCAATATAGACGAGTTCGTCACAGTCGATGAAGTGGGCGAACAGGAGGACAGCGCCGGCGAGGCCCCCTCGGCGCTTAAGAGATCTTCTTCCCAAGCAGAGCTGCCGCCTGCTTCCAAACGGACCAAAGCGAGCACCTCAAAAGAGTCAAAGGTCTCCGCGTCCACCCCGTCTCCCTCCTCCAGGGCCACCAGAAGCTCAACAAGAATGGGCCTCTCTTCTGGGTTCACGCCTTCGCCCGTTTCGATGTCAGCCAAAAAAAGGCAAAGAAAACAACCAAAGGCTTCACAACATCAGACAATCAAGTTGTCCACCACTGACTGCAAAGATGAGAGTCTGGAAACAATGACCAGCGAGGAAAGTTATCAAGTGTTGGATAGTGTCGGCGATGACCAGAAACCTCTCTCGGTGGAAGTCGGCCACGTGGAGCTCTCCGAAACCGGCGCTACTGAGCTCCAAGCCTCTCCGGAGCAAGACAACATCGGTCAGGTTGATGGAGTTGAGGAAGAGCAGGCGCCGCCAGTTCCTAAATCTCAAGTTGAAGAGCAGgaaaacagaggaggagaaaatgAGGTGACAGATGTGAAGGACAACGGCGTAGGTGAAGAGCAGACGGCACAATCCTCGCAAACAAACAAGGATGCTGCTGAGGAGCCCACCTCAGCCGAGCTCGACCGACAAGTTGCTGAGACCTCCGCTGGCCTGCTGAGCAAAGAAGACACCGTGGCCTCTGGACAAGAAGAAGGCGAGGAGGAAGCAGAAGCATACCAGGTGATTGACTCTGTCGAAGAGCCGCCAAATTCCGCTGAGGATGAGCACAGCGTCCCCGAAGCGTGCGAGAGTCATGCCGCTTCAAGCAGAACACTCAAGAGTAAAGCGCGCACGTCTCTAAAGAACCAAGAGTCCACCGCCACCCCCAAAACTTCTGATTTTGCCAAGTACCTCGTGGTCGATTCTGTACAAGTTGAACAAACGGTTGGTAGGAGGCGGAGCACCCGAGGAAAAGCACAAGAGCAAAGCGCCAAAATATCTGCGAAAGACGAGGAGCCCACTTTCCACGTGATAGACTCCGTGGACGATGAATCGAGCACAACCCCGAGAGGCACCAGAGGCAAAAGAGGAAGGCCGCCCAAGAGAGACGCATCGAGCGAGAATAGAGCTCAAGAAGAAAAGCCCGCCACGAGGAGGACTTACCCTTTGAGACCGTCACAGGAAGGGCCCCAGGCCAAAATGAAAATTGAGGCCATCATTAAAGAGGAGCCCAGCTCTCAAGTCCTGGACCAGGGGAAGATTCCTCCAGCTCCAAGAGGCAGAGGAAGAAAAGGAAGACCCAAGAAAGTGGTCAAAACGGAGGAaaacgacgacgatgatgatgatgatgaagaagcgGCGACTTTCCAGGTCGTGGACTCTGTGGACGATGAGACGGGCCAGGAAATGGCGTCCTCTGAGAACGCGCCACACAGTCCAAAACAGGAAGACGTAACCGATGGGACGTCTCTGGTGAAGCTAGAGGATGAAGAGGAACCAACGTATCAGGTGGTTGATTCTTTAGAGGAAGATCCGGCCGAAGAAGAGGCGCGTGTCTCGGACGTTTGTGCTCCAATGACGACGGAAGAAGGACAAACTGAATTGAGAGATGAAGCGACGGAAGGCGAGAACAAACAAGAGGCTGACGTCAAAGGAGAAGATGCGCCTtcccaaatgaagaccaggtcgCAACAACGCTCCGCTCAGAGCCCGCCGCTTGCTACCAAAGACGACACGCCGAGCACGCTCGCGCTGGACCAAGTGAGCGACGAAGAGGAGGACTTCCCCGACGACGGCGCCAAGAAGCCAAGGGAGCGAGCCGAGAAAGAACAGAAGAAGAGCGACTGGGGCCTGGAACACGACGGCTCCAGCAGATGGCGGGACAGGAGACGCGAGGATGAGGACGAGCTGCTCATGCTGGACCAAGTGGTGGCGGAGGAGGGCGGCGAGCAGCTGGCGCCGGACAGCGATGTCTCTGAGGGCGAGCTAGCTCTGGTTACTCTGGACGAGCTTGTGGAAGAGCAGGAAGAGGCAAAAGGGCCACGCCCATCCAGCGAGGGAGAACATTCGGAGGGCTGTCTCAACCCCGAG ACTCTAATGACTTTGGACGAGACCGGTGGAGAGGAGGACGAGGATGAGAAAAGTGAAGCTGCGGGGACCTCGCAGTCTACTAAACGCAAACGTAGCGACGATGCGG AAGAGGACAACACAAACTTGGTGACGCTGGACCAGGTGGGAGACGTTGAAGAGGACGTCTTGAGAAGCACGATTAAAAAGCGACACCGATCGGCTTCTG CCACAATCTCAACTGGAGCAGACCAAGACGAGATGGAAGCAGCGGCCTCTGGCGACGACGCTCCCCGGCCTCCGAGCGACCAccatgaggaggaggaagaggagagggaAAAAGTGGTGGAGAAGAAAAATGAGAAGGCGGagaacaaggaaaaagaggaggagaaggcaaaggaggagggggaggaagtGGAGGAAAACGCAGAGGAGAATGAAGAGGGAGCGCCATCTGCTGGACAGTCTCTGCAAGGTTCACTGCAGAAATTTAGTAAAG GCAAACGCGCAGCTGAGCTGACCACAACCTCAGCGAAACGATCGCGTTCTGAGTCTCCGTGCAGCACTCCTTCTTATGTTCTACCAGCGTACAAACCAAACAACCCTCTCG gcagggagTTCGTCTTGCCAAAAtctggttatttctgcaaactCTGCTCAGTATTTTACCTGAAAGAGAGCACGGCCAATAACGTgcactgcagcagcaggaggcacTACGAGAACCTAAAG AAATACTACCGCAAGTGTGAGCAGAATTCACGAGCATCCACTCAAGGCTCCATCTCTGATTGA